ACATCCGCTCTTGCTAAAAACGCGGGTCGCGTTGGGCGATGCCGTGGAGGAAGCGGTGCGCGCGCTGCACCCCTATGAGGTGCCGCCGATCATTCGCGTCAATGTGGACGGAGCGAATGCCGATTACATCGCTTGGGTCTATGAGTTGACCCGCGCCTCAGAGTGACGCGCCAACCCAAAGCCCGATGCCAAAGACAGTATGTGCCGCCAGTCCCAGCGCCCGGGCGCGCCAAGGGTTCGGCGTGCTGGAAGCGGCCACACCAAGGCCCATGCCCGGTTGCATCAGGAACCAGCCAAAACCGATGGTCGCCAGTGCAAAGATCAGCGCAGGCAGAAACGTCGGTGCAGCCAGCCAAGCAGGCCCCATGATCACAGCCAGCGCCACACCATAGGCGATCCCCACAGCGTAATGGAACGCCCAACCGATCGCGCGTTCTTGCGCAACCGGGGCTGCCGCCGCGATATCATCGTGAAACATGCGGCCCCGTGGCATATGCGCCACCCAACGCCCGGGCAGGTCCCAACTGGGGGGCGGCAAACCCAGCGTCCGATTGATCAGCACAACCCAACAATCCATCGCCAGCGTCGCGATCAACCCCATCAGGGCACCCGTCATCAACACATCATTCACCCGAATGTTCCCCCTGTGCATTTACCCGAGTAACCGTGCCATGTTGCCCCTGCTTTTGCCAGCACTGAGCGGCACAGAAAGACGATGGTGTTGACCCAAATCAAAGCCCTCATCCCCTGCCCCATGTCACAGTGAACTCTACATCACCAGAGGAGCACAATATGTCCCACACGCCGCACGAACTAGCCGATGATTTCCCCCAACACACCGCCCGTATTCACGAGTTACGCGAGAGTGACGCACATTTTCGCAAGTTGTCCGACGCCTATCACGAAGCCAATCGCGCGGTACACCGGGCTGAAACAAACATCGAGCCAACTGATTCCCTGAATGAAGCCGAATTGCGCAAGCGTCGGATGAGGATCAAAGACGAGATTTCGGCGATTTTGAACAAGGCCTAGGTTTTGTCCTTTTCAACAAAGTGATCGGATGGTCATAACAGCTAAACGTTGGCTGCCTTGAAAACAAACAATACCGCTCGAATAGCGCGTATCACGTGCGTGTTTTCGGGCTTATAGTCAGCCGAGGAGGTGTTCCATGCGTCTGGTCTTGATCCCATGGTTGCTCTTGTTGTCGGCCTGTGCAGCCCCGTACCGGGACACCAATCTGCCCATCACATCACAGGTGGATTTTGACGCAGAACGGTATCTGGGGCGTTGGTATGAAATCGCGCGCTTTCCAGTGTCTTTCCAACAAGGATGCACCGCAACAACCGCTGATTATGGTGCAATAGACGATGACACCATCAGCGTCACAAACACCTGTCGACAGAACACTCCGAAGGGTGCCCTACGTAGCATCACCGGCACGGCTGAAATTGCGGGGCCGGGACAACTCAAGGTACGTTTTGACAATATACCCTTCATAGCCGCGCCTTATTGGGTGCTCTGGGTCGATGAAGGGTATGAAACAGCGGTTGTCGGTGTACCCAACGGACGTGCCGGCTGGATATTGGCGCGCACCCGCGCAATTGATGATCAAAGGCGCGAGCGCGCCGAAGAGGTTCTGAGCAGTAATGGTTACAACACAAACCTGTTGATCGATGTGCAACAGACCCCGCAGTAAAGCGCAAAAAAACGGGCCGGTACAAGACCGGCCCGAAGGAAAACGACAAGGCAGGGGGAGAAAACTGCGTTGTCGGACTTAAAGGGCAGCCCAGTCTGTGAAACGCCATGTAGAAGGGCATTTCGGACCTGGACGAGGGTTGACTGGGCTGCGCCCGATTGCACGCCAGGAAGAGGTGCGCGGAACCGGGGAGGTTTCCGGGATAATGTCCCGGGGGTCGTCATCAAAATCAGGGTACAAAGTCACAATCGTTACTCCACTTCCGAGGAGGACAATCATCCCCGGCTCACAAGACCAATCAACACCATTGAGGCCCTTGGGTATGTGAAGAGGATCACACTCGTTAAATATTTTTTAACTTTCTCATAAGGCCTCGAGAAATCCTCCGCTCCTGCGGCCATGCCGTTGGCGCAAAACTTACCGAGCCACAATCAACTCGAAGCAAGCTGCGTGTGTGCCTCCCGGTTTGAAATCGCTGCACAAAGCTTCGCCACGCGTTTGTAGTCGGACAGACCAGTCCTTGAATGGGCTTCTCGAGCCCGATAACCGAATGAGAACCCAGTCCGTTGAAAAATTAGACCGCAACGCCTCACCCGCTTTGATAGGGTCGCGCCGCCCCAAGCGATCGGTGGAGAACAACCTGTTTCATGGTAAGAAGGGATGCGAAACTGTGCTGCGACCCTGTCAGAAACGCCTCAACCTTGGGCGCTTGGAGTGATACGATCAACCGATTAGACCTCCAAAAAAAGCCTTACCGAGGGTCGCAACACTTCCGTGCGAACGCCATAAACCGCAAACGCGATCCCTTGCGCAAAAAAATCTCCGCAATCTTGTTTCAATGATTCTTGCTTGCGAAAAGTCATCGCCCCGCCAACCTATGCGAGTATTTCTCGGAGCGGTTCCCAGGATGCGAAGTGCAAATCATGGCGGCGAACATCGGCTGATTTTAGGTGTCAACGCTACCATAGGTTAAAGCTTTTCCTTGTCAAAACAGCGGAGATCTGTCATTAACCGCCTCGCTAACGTTTTTCTTTTTCGACCTGCTGTCTCTTATGGACGGTCAGTCTTCGATCCAGACCGACCACGCCAGGCTATCGCAACGACGCGGATAGCATCTAAATAGGAGACCACGGAAATGGCCACAGGCACCGTGAAATGGTTCAACACTACAAAAGGCTTCGGCTTTATCGCACCCGATGGCGGCAGCAAAGACGTATTCGTACATATCTCTGCCGTTGAACGCGCAGGCCTCACAGGTCTGGCCGACAACCAAAAAGTGACTTTCGACATCGAAGCTGGCCGTGATGGCCGCGAAAGCGCGACAAACATCGCATTGGCATAAGCCGATTGGTAAGATGAATTAGAAAAACCGGCTCCATTGGGCCGGTTTTTTTTGATTGTCATGTTCTGCAGCTTATGAAGAATTCAGAGCAGAACACTCCAGATCAGCAAACTCGGCGCAAGCATTGCAAACAGAATGCAAAACAATTTGGCAACGTGGCTGACTTTGCCAAAAACACCTTGACCAAGTGCCCCCTCTCCGTATCCCAGAAAACTGGCCATGACGGCGTATCCACGCGCTTCCTGTCTGACCTCATCCGCACGAATAGAGGACAGCGCCTTTTCATTCACCAGTCTTTGGCGTTCTTTTTCACTCAACTGGCTGTCCAGGTTTTCCATATTGCTCATTGTCTCGTCTACTCCCATCACCAAATTCAGAAGATGGGGCGTTAAAAACCAAAGTCTAGATGTTGCCAAACAAAAAAGGCCGGTGCCGCCCACCGGCCTGATTATGTAATATTATGGGTTACCGCTCAGTTAAGCGCCTTGTCGGTAATGACATGTGTCCACGCGCCTTCTGGTGTTGCAGTGATCACCGGATCCGATCCACCGGATAAAAGCGACGCAACCGTGCGCTCATAATCAGCCGGATCAAGTGCACCGTTGCTCCCAGCAGTCAGTTTTGCGATCTCACCCATCATGCGCTGCTGGTGCTCTTCGGTTTGAGCGCCGCTGGCATCATTGTCGAGAACAATGTCTGCCGCCTCATCCGGATTCGCCTCAGCGTATTTCCAACCCTTCATCGATGCGCGTACAAAACGGACCATTCTGTCCTCAAACGCGGGATCCGCCAGATTTTCTTCCAGAACGTAAAGACCGTCCTCCAAGGTAGCCACGCCCTGGTCTTCGTATTTGAACACGGTCAGGTCCTCCGGTGTCAGACCAGCATCGATCACCTGCCAGTATTCATTGTAGGTCATGGTCGACACGCAAGCGGCCTGCCCCTGGAGCAACGGATCCACATTGAACCCTTGCTTCAAGACCGTCACCCCGGCATCGCTGCCGTCCGTCGGGATTTCCAGTTTGCTCATCCAGCTGAGAAACGGGAATTCATTACCAAAAAACCAAACGCCCAGTGTTTTGCCCGCAAAATCATCCGTGCTGGTGACACCTGCGTCCTTGCGACAGGTCAGCATCATGCCTGACGACTTGAACGGCTGCGCGATGTTCACCATCCCCAGACCTTTTTCGCGCGCCGCAAGGGCTGCCGGCATCCACTCCACGGTCACGTCCGCGCCACCGCCCGCAAGAACCTGCGTCGGTGCAATGTCAGGACCACCCGGTTTGATGGTCACATTCAGGTCTTCTTCCTCGTAAAACCCTTTGTCCAAGGCCACATAATACCCGGCGAACTGGGCTTGTGTGACCCACTTTAACTGTAGCGTTACATCATCCGCTGCCTGTGCTGCTGCCCCCCAGAGCCCCAGTGCCGCGCCCGCGGCCAGTGTTGTCAATTTACTCATCATACTCTCCTTTGGTGATGTCTTCTTTTTGTTTGTTAGTTGCGTTGAGATGGGTGCCAGAAGGTTACCGCGCGTTCGATCAGGGCCACAACGCCGTAAAATGCCGACCCCGCGATCGCAGCAACGACAATCTCCGCCCAAACCAGATCAAGCGCAAGCTGTCCCACAGACGTGGAAATCCGAAATCCCATCCCACGGATCGGCGAGCCAAAAAATTCGGCAACAATGGCCCCAATCAATGCGAGCGTACTGGCAATTTTCAGCCCGTTGAAAATGAATGGCATCGCCGCAGGCAAGCGCAGTTTGAGCAGCGTCGTCCAATAGCCAGCCGCGTACGTGCGCATCAAGTCGCGCTGCATCGCGGAACTGTCCGCCAACCCCTGCACCGTATTTACCAGCATCGGAAAGAACACCATCACCACAACAACGGCGGCTTTGGAGTGCCAGTCAAATCCGAACCACATCACCAGAATGGGTGCCATTCCGATCACCGGCAGGGCAGCAACGAAATTGCCAACAGGCAGCAACCCACGGCGCAGGAAATCAAACCTGTCGACCAGGATCGCCACCAGAAAAGCCGACCCACAGCCGATGACATAGCCGCTGAGCGCGCCCTTGATCACGGTCTGTACAAAATCTTCCCACAAGATCGCCGTGGAGGCGGCAAACCGGACTGCGATCATCGAGGGAGCAGGCAGCAAAATAGCGCTAATCTCAAACCCGCGTACAATCCCTTCCCAGACCGCGATCAGCGTCAGACCGAAAATAACTGGCACGGCCAATGCAGTTACGCGCGTACGCGGCAGCGCGGCCAGCCGCGTGTTGGCCCACCATCCAAGCGCCCAAATTCCAAAGGCAAAAAACAGCCACATCATGCCATGCCCATCCGTTTCAGCGTCACCCGCTGGATCAACCCGATGATCGCCACAAGGCTCGCCGCCAAAGCCGCCGCCATGATCAGCGCCGACCAAATCTGAATGGTTTGACCATAATAACTGCCCGCCAGCAGCCGCGCGCCAAGACCCGCAATCGCCCCGGTTGGCAATTCACCTACAATAGCCCCAACCAGTGACGCCGCCATGCCGATTTTCAGCGAGGTAAAGAGATAAGGCATCGAGGACGGCAGACGCAAGCGCCAGAAAGTCTGGGTGGGCGACGCGTTCCATGTGCGCATCTGATCCAGCTGCATGGCATCGGGGCTCCGCAATCCTTTGACCATACCGACGACGACCGGGAAGAACGATAAATACATGGAAATCATCGCCTTGGGCAACAACCCGGAAATACCGACGGCATTCAGCACGACAATGATCATTGGCGCGATGGCAAGGATGGGAATGGTCTGGCTGGCGATCACCCAGGGCATCACCGACATATCCATCGTCCGGTTGTAAACGATCCCCACCGCCAGCGCGATGCCGAGCCCGGTCCCAAGTGCAAAGCCCAAAAGCGTCGCACTCAGAGTGATCCAACTGTGGTAAATCAGCGAGCGTTTTGAGGTGATCTTTTTCTCAACCGTGGTGTCCCAGATTTCACTGGCGACCTGATGCGGCGCGGGCAGTTTGGGTTTCTTCTGGCTCCACGTGTCGGCGATCAATGTCTGCGTCGTGAGCACCTCACCTGTGCGCGTCGCCTTATCATAGGCCCAAGGCGCATTCAGCCAGATCGCCGCGCCATACCACAGCGCAAAGATAGCGCAAACAACAGTCATCACAGGCAAAACGTTTCGGGTCATAGGTGAGCTCTGTTTTCATTGTTCGCCAAATATGCATATTCAAACATGTAAACCGGGTGAAAATTTTTGCATATTTTAAGAACAATGAAAGAAACAGGTGATGTGATCATAGCACGGTACAGGCAGGCATGCCGATGACCGTGAACGATGAAAGGGGACCTCGCCTCCCCAAACAAATGGCGGATCGGACCCGGGCTGTACCCGAATGAGGGTGTAGTCTGGGCCGATTTTAAACGCTCATTCATCCAAATGCCCCGCGCGCAACCCTTCGCGTACACGATGTGCCACTTCGAGGAATTCAGGCGTGTCGCGAATATCCAGCGGGCGTTCTTTGGGGAGGGGGCTGTCGATGACATCCGTGATCCGTCCGGGGCGGGGCGACATCACCACGACCTTGGTGCTCAGATACACTGCCTCGGGGATCGAATGGGTGACAAAGGCAATTGTCTTCTCCGTACGTTCCCAAAGCTTGAGCAATTGTTCATTCAGGTGATCTCGTACGATTTCGTCAAGCGCCCCGAAAGGTTCATCCATCAGCAGGATATCTGCATCAAAAGCCAGAGCGCGAGCAATCGAGGCACGCTGCTGCATGCCGCCTGACAATTGCCAGGGAAATTTGCGCTCAAACCCGGCCAGTTCGACCAGTTCCAGCACTCTGCTTACCCGCGCATCCATATCCGATTTCGAATAGCCCATGATCTCTAGCGGCAAGCGAATGTTGCCGCCAATCGAACGCCATGGGTAAAGGCCTGCCGCCTGAAACACATAGCCATAGGCGCGCGCTTTGCGGGCCTCTTCCGCGCTGACGCCATTCACGGTAATCGCGCCGCCCGTTGGGTGTTCCAAATCCGCCATACAGCGCAAAAACGTGGTCTTGCCACAGCCAGAAGGCCCGATGAAACTGACAAACTCGCCCTTTTCGATGTCTAATGAAACGTCCTTGAGCGCATCTACAGGACCATCATTCGTCACAAATGTGAGCGATAGGTTTTGGGCAGAAATCACAGTCATTTGCGCCAATCTGCCCGGAAGAGTGCTGACAGGCCTGGCTCTGACGCCGCACGCCCGATAATTGGAAACCGCGACAAATGCGGCAAGCCGACCAAAACGCCGCCGTTGAATTCTGCCCTCGATCCGGTGACCCTGCCCCACGCAACGGGAATTCTTGTTTCAGCGCTGGCAGACAAAACCTTTCGGAGCTGAACATTGACCTCGCGGCCCATACTGACAATCAGCTTTGGTTGTGCCAGCATGAGAATGCGTGTCCAAAGCTCCCTTCCAAATGCCAATGCGCTCTTCTGATCCGGAAGATCAGCCCAGGAAGGTGAACGAAACGGCACCAAGTTGCCGGCCAAAACCTGTTCTGCCTGAACATTCAGACGCTGGAACAAACCACGCACCTGTCGTTGCAGTGCATTTTGACCGGGCGACGCATTTGCCCAGCTCTCGGTCTCATATGCACTCCCGTGTGGCGTAGCAAAACGCGGATGCCCCAACGGATCGGTGCGCCCGCCCGGATTGAGACCGATGAAGGCTACCTTTGATCCTCGCAATGTTTCGCTCGGGCTGCATAACAGACGCCACCCAATGGTGTTGGAACTCTTCGAATATGCGGTTTCGATCTCCGCCTCCGTCACCAAAGTGTGCTCATCCATCAAATCCCCGCCGGAATATTCAGCGGATCGCGTTTGATCATCTTGGGCGCGGTCAACGCCTTCCATTTGCTCAGGGCCTCAGAGGCAGATGAAAACGCAGGGCGGGGGATGAACCGGCCACGGCCCGGGTTGGGCTGTGAGTTCTGGCCCCAGGCCCAGATGATTTCGCCCCGGTTCAGCGTATAACGGCTTTGCGCTTTGACTTCGAACCCCTCAAAGACGTTGTAATCCAAAACGGAATGATGGTTTGAAGGTGAAATCGTCTTGGTGATCTTGGGGTCCCACACAACGATATCGGCATCCGCGCCCTCTACAATCGCGCCTTTGCGCGGGTAGATGTTCAGGATCTTCGCCACATTGGTCGAGGTTGCGGCGACAAACTCGTTGGGCGTCAGGCGGCCTGTCTCAACCCCTTCGGTCCAGAGCACGGCGAGGCGTTCTTCCAGCCCGTTTGACCCATTGGGGATGATCCGGAAATCATCACGGCCTGCGCGTTTTTGCTCCGTGTTAAACGCTGCATGATCCGTGGCCACTACCTGCAAGGACCCGGCCTGCAGCCCGGCCCAGAGGCTGTCCTGATGGTCCTTGGAACGAAACGGCGGCGACATCACCCGGCGGGCCGCGTGGTCCCAATCCTTGTTGAAATACTCAGACTCGTCCAGCGTCAGGAACTGGATCAACGGCTCCCCATAAACCCGCATGCCCTTTTGACGTGCGCGCCGGATCGCTTCATGCGCCTGTTCACAGGACACATGCACCACATACAAAGGCACCCCCGCCGCATCGGCAATGGTAATCGCGCGATTGGCGGCTTCGCCTTCAAATTCAGGCGGGCGCGAATAGGCGTGACCCTCTGGCCCGGTGATCCCCTGATCGAAATATTTCTGCTGCATCTCGGCGACCAGATCGCCGTTTTCAGCGTGCACCATCGGCAAAGCACCCAGTTCGGCGCAGCGCTTGAAAGAGGCGAACATTTCGTCATCCTCTATCATCAAAGCGCCCTTGTAGGCCATGAAGTGTTTGAAGCTGTTCACGCCCATGTCGACGGCGTCTTTCATCTCGTTGAAAACGGTCTCGTCCCAACCGGTGATCGCCATGTGGTAGCCGACATCCGAACAGATCTGCGGTGCGGATTTGCGGTGCCATTCGTTGATCGCATTCTTGATGCTGCCGTCTTCGCCCGGCAGGCAGAAATCCACGACCATCGTGGTGCCGCCGGCTGCCGCCGCCCAAGTGCCGGACTCGAACGTTTCCGCCGCTGTTGTCCCCATGAAGGGCATTTCCAGATGGGTATGCGGGTCAATCCCGCCGGGGATCACATAGGCCCCTTCAGCGTCGATATATTCATCGCCTTTGAGGTCTTCACCGATTTGGCTGATCGTCTCGCCTTCGATCAGCACATCCGCTTTCCATGTCCGGTCCGCCGTACAGACCATGCCGCCCTTGATTACTTTGGTCATGACTTTTGCACTCCTCTAAGGTTGTCCTGATCGCATATGGCGCACGACGCGTGTTGCCATTTCTGCTTCTGCTGCAGGGGCTGATCTGAAGAACTCCGACTGAGCCTCGGCGCTCTTTCCGGCCACGAATACTTTTGCCGCGCGGTCCGATTCGCTTTGACAGGCCCGCGCGACAGCGCGACCAATCTTCCCAGCTTTCGAAACTCCGTCGTCCAATCTGGTCGTCTGTGTCCGCATACAGGCCACCTGGGCTTTGATGGCGTCGGTCTTGGCTTGCTCAGAAGACGTTCCAAGGTCCGGTTCCGGTGCATCAACCGCTGCACATCCAGCCAACATCAAAACGAAAGCGGCCGGAAGCCACAAAGCCACGAGTCGGCAAGGGCGCATGACCGTCATGCTATCCCATGATCTCCGCCGTCTCAACCACCGCGTGCAGCAGCACATCGGTGCCCGCCATGGCCCAATCCTTGGAAATCTCTTCGGCCTCATTGTGCGAAAGCCCATCGACGCAGGGGCACATGACCATGGCCGTCGGGGCCACGCGGTTGATCCAGCAGGCATCATGCCCTGCCCCTGAAATCAGGTTCATGTGGCTGTAACCCAACCGCTCCGCCGCTGCACGCACGGCACTGACGCAGCCCTCATCAAAGGTGACCGGATCAAACCCGCCGACTTTTTCAAATTCGATCTCCAGACCCATATCATCGGCAATCTTTTGCGCCTCAACGCGCAAGCGTGCCTCCATGTCCTCAATCACACTCAGGTCTGGCGAGCGAAAATCGACCGTGAACACCACGCGTCCGGGGATCACATTGCGCGAATTCGGATAGACGTCGATATGTCCCGCTGCACCGACTGCATGGGGTTTATGCGACCATGCGATCTCATCGACTTTTTCGAGCACACGCGCCATGCCAAGCCCTGCGTTTTTGCGCATCGGCATCGGCGTAGAGCCTGTGTGGCTGTCTTTACCGGTGATCGTCACTTGCGTCCAGGACAGCCCCTGGCCGTGGGTGACGACACCAATATCCTTGTCCTCGGCTTCCAAAATGGGGCCCTGTTCGATGTGCAACTCGAAGAATGCATGCATCTTGCGTGCGCCCACTTCTTCTTCTCCGCGCCAACCGATGCGTTTCAGCTCATCCCCAAATGATTTACCCTCGGCATCGACGCGCCCGTACGCCCAATCCTGCGTATGAATACCGGCAAAAACACCAGAGGACAGCATCGCAGGCGCATATCGCGTGCCTTCCTCATTGGTGAAATTCGTCACCACAATCGGGTGTTTTGTGCGCACGCCCAGATCGTTGAGCGTTCGGATGATCTCCAAGCCGCTCAAGACCCCCAAAACGCCATCATATTTACCACCCGTCGGCTGGGTATCCAAATGCGAACCCACATAGACCGGCAGCGCGTCAGGGTCGGTTCCTTCGCGGCGTGCAAACATATTGCCCATCTGATCGAGGCCCATGGTGCAGCCCGATGCCTCACACCAGCTTTGGAACAGCGCGCGGCCTTCACCGTCCTCATCCGTCAGCGTCTGGCGGTTGTTGCCACCTGCCACGCCGGGACCGATCTTGGCCATCTCCATGAGACTGTCCCAAAGTCGGTCTGGATTGATCTTCAGGTTCTGTCCGGGCGCGGGCATGGCTGGGGTCCTTCCTGGCGGTGCGTTATCTTGACCATTAGTAATTTTTACCATTTGGTAAAGCTACGATTGCCATTAGCCTGATGCAAGTCAAGGCTTCCTTTTGCGCCCTTCCCATGGGAGGTTGCATGCACGACATCAGATGCCCGTAATTCGAGCAAACGGATTGGACAGAGCCACCAATGCCTGACGGCGCAGTAAAGAAACCCAGTCGCATCCAACAGCGCAACCGCAGCCGTATCCTCGATGCTGCACTGGAGGTCTTTTCACAGCATGGGTATCGGGGCACCACACTGGATCAGATCGCCGATGCAGCCGGCCTGAGCAAACCCAACATCCTCTATTATTTTGAGGGCAAGGAAGAAATCCACGTCACGCTGCTTAATCAACTGATGGAATCCTGGCTCGATCCCCTGGTAGCATTGAAATCGGATGGCGATCCGCTCAACGAAATTCTGGGATATGTGCAGCGCAAGCTGGATATGGCGCGGGATCTGCCGCGCGAAAGCAGGCTGTTTGCCGGAGAAATCCTGCAAGGTGCCCCGCGGATGGCGCCCCATCTCGAAGCCGGTCTTCAGCCGCTGTTTGAAGAGAAATGTGCGGTGATTCAGAGCTGGATGGATGAAGGGCACATGAATGCGGTTGACCCGCGCCATTTGATTTTCTCGATCTGGGCCACGACCCAGCATTATGCGGATTTCGCATCGCAGGTTCAGCTCCTGCTCAAGGATGACCCGGCCGGGCATGCACAGGCGGGGGCTTTCCTTAAAACCCTTTTCACCCGCCTTCTGACCCCTCGATGACCCCGAGCCACAAAGCGTTAACCAACTTCCCGAATCAAATCGTATATTAACCCCTCGTTAATGTTCACTTTGCATTAATGGTTACGGGTGGCGGCTTCAGTAAGATCTTTTGGATTGGAGCTAACCATGAGTGCAATATCTTTTAACGCGCCTTACGCGCCCCAACCAGTGGCGACGGCGCAAGCTGATCCACAGGTTGCCGGCAGTCAGGCCAGTCAGCCAATTGCGCAATCTGCATCGGGAAATGCGTCAAACATGACGTCAGACCATTCCGGTCAGGGTGCGGGTAATGGAACGGGTACCGGTGGCGGTCATTTGGCAGCCTTGCTCAAGCAGGGACGCGCGGCAATGCTGCCAGTGGAGGCAGCCCCAAAATCTGTGATCGAGGCTCAGGCAAAGGAGGGGCCAAGTGCGGAATTTCTCCAGCGGCAGGCACAATTGCGTGCGGAATCAAGCGCTCTTCAGGAGGCACGCGCTGCTGACAAGGCTGCCGATCGCGCTGCTGCTGCCGCTGAAGCCGCGCGCAAAGCTGCAGAACCACAATTTAATCTGCCAAATCCGTTGCCGACCGCGCCGATCCTGGAGGCCAATAACGCGTGATTTTATTCGGCGGCCGCGGCGCCGGGATTGTTGGGATGGGTCGTCCAGTTTGCGTAATCTGGCTCCACCACTTTACCGGTGCGCGGGTCCACAAGTCCCGGCGCTATCGCTTCCATAGTGATGCACGCCTCGACCGGGCAAACATTGACGCAAAGATTACAGGCCACGCATTCCTCGTCGATCACGGTGAAGGTGCGGTCCTCTGACATGGCAATTGCCTGATGCGAGGTATCTTCGCAGGCAGCGAAACAACGCCCGCAAGAGATGCACAGGTCCTGATCAATCTTGGCCTTGGCCACATAGTTCAGGTTCAGATACTGCCAATCGGTCACGTTTGGCACCGCACGTCGCACGATCTGATCCACAGAGGTCAGATCTTTGCTGTCCATGTAATCGCTAAGGCCCGAAATCATTTCCTGCACGATCTTGAACCCGTATGTCATTGCGGCAGTGCAGACCTGCACG
This genomic interval from Paracoccaceae bacterium contains the following:
- a CDS encoding Zn-dependent hydrolase — translated: MPAPGQNLKINPDRLWDSLMEMAKIGPGVAGGNNRQTLTDEDGEGRALFQSWCEASGCTMGLDQMGNMFARREGTDPDALPVYVGSHLDTQPTGGKYDGVLGVLSGLEIIRTLNDLGVRTKHPIVVTNFTNEEGTRYAPAMLSSGVFAGIHTQDWAYGRVDAEGKSFGDELKRIGWRGEEEVGARKMHAFFELHIEQGPILEAEDKDIGVVTHGQGLSWTQVTITGKDSHTGSTPMPMRKNAGLGMARVLEKVDEIAWSHKPHAVGAAGHIDVYPNSRNVIPGRVVFTVDFRSPDLSVIEDMEARLRVEAQKIADDMGLEIEFEKVGGFDPVTFDEGCVSAVRAAAERLGYSHMNLISGAGHDACWINRVAPTAMVMCPCVDGLSHNEAEEISKDWAMAGTDVLLHAVVETAEIMG
- a CDS encoding TetR family transcriptional regulator C-terminal domain-containing protein; the protein is MPDGAVKKPSRIQQRNRSRILDAALEVFSQHGYRGTTLDQIADAAGLSKPNILYYFEGKEEIHVTLLNQLMESWLDPLVALKSDGDPLNEILGYVQRKLDMARDLPRESRLFAGEILQGAPRMAPHLEAGLQPLFEEKCAVIQSWMDEGHMNAVDPRHLIFSIWATTQHYADFASQVQLLLKDDPAGHAQAGAFLKTLFTRLLTPR